From Hippea alviniae EP5-r, the proteins below share one genomic window:
- a CDS encoding response regulator, translated as MKIITIDDSSTMRRIIKNTLKRIGYGDEILEAENGKEALEILENNPVDLIITDWNMPVMDGLTFVKKIRSDSKYDDVPIIMVTTEAAKEDIITALKAGVNNYIVKPFTPQVLKEKIEQVLGLKD; from the coding sequence ATGAAAATAATTACTATCGACGATTCTTCTACAATGAGAAGGATTATTAAGAATACACTTAAAAGAATAGGTTATGGCGATGAGATATTAGAAGCAGAAAACGGCAAGGAAGCATTAGAGATATTAGAAAATAACCCGGTTGATTTGATTATAACAGACTGGAATATGCCGGTTATGGACGGTTTGACATTTGTTAAAAAGATTAGGTCAGACTCTAAATATGACGATGTGCCGATAATTATGGTCACAACTGAAGCGGCAAAAGAAGATATTATCACAGCTTTAAAAGCTGGAGTTAATAACTATATAGTGAAACCATTTACGCCACAGGTTTTAAAAGAGAAGATAGAGCAGGTATTGGGTTTGAAGGATTGA
- a CDS encoding ABC transporter ATP-binding protein, giving the protein MIRLESVSKRYKKGSFFGREFVNVLKNVSLKIEKGEHVGIIGESGAGKSTLCRILSLLELPDSGSVFLEDEKITKKNIKAKRGMVGMVFQDPATSLDPLMSIRDTLREAKKLDNDELKVWLEKVGLDESVLKRRPSELSGGQQQRVAIARTLISGAEYVVFDEFTSALDVSTQAKIVNMICDLNRDKDFAFIFVSHDVKLIGYLSDRIYVIYKGEIVEKLVSLKESKHPYTKALLESRVSESKVGDVSYDGCSFYPFCPYRMDKCKDKKPQLYRLSENSCVRCFLYD; this is encoded by the coding sequence TTGATAAGGCTTGAGAGTGTAAGCAAAAGATACAAAAAGGGCTCGTTTTTTGGGCGAGAGTTTGTCAATGTTTTAAAAAATGTATCACTTAAAATAGAAAAAGGCGAACATGTTGGAATAATAGGTGAGTCTGGTGCGGGCAAGTCAACTTTATGCAGGATTTTGAGCTTACTTGAGCTTCCCGATAGTGGCTCTGTTTTCTTAGAAGATGAAAAAATCACAAAGAAAAACATAAAAGCAAAAAGAGGGATGGTTGGCATGGTTTTTCAAGACCCTGCCACATCCCTTGACCCTTTGATGAGTATAAGGGATACTTTAAGAGAAGCGAAAAAGCTTGATAATGATGAGCTTAAGGTGTGGCTTGAGAAGGTTGGACTTGATGAGAGTGTTTTAAAGAGAAGGCCATCTGAGTTGAGTGGCGGTCAGCAGCAGAGAGTTGCCATAGCAAGGACTCTTATCTCAGGTGCTGAGTATGTTGTGTTTGATGAGTTTACAAGTGCCTTAGATGTTTCAACCCAAGCCAAAATAGTTAATATGATTTGTGATTTGAATAGGGATAAGGATTTTGCATTTATCTTTGTATCACATGATGTAAAGCTGATTGGTTATCTCTCAGATAGGATTTATGTGATATATAAGGGCGAGATTGTTGAAAAGCTTGTAAGTCTAAAAGAGTCAAAGCATCCATACACGAAGGCTTTACTTGAGAGCAGAGTTAGTGAATCAAAGGTTGGTGATGTATCTTATGATGGTTGCAGTTTTTATCCTTTTTGTCCTTATAGAATGGATAAATGCAAGGATAAGAAGCCACAGTTGTATAGATTATCTGAGAATTCATGCGTAAGGTGTTTTCTATATGATTGA
- the rlmN gene encoding 23S rRNA (adenine(2503)-C(2))-methyltransferase RlmN — MIDILSLDYEELRDKLVELGYERYRAEQIFNFLYKHRIEDFSEITVLKKGVREQLKKEFFIYKFKSARSVEAEDGTKKYLFELDDGLFVESVLIPMERDRFTICVSTQVGCRMGCKFCATGRMGFKRDLAVSEIVNQVRYILKDNNLKTANVVYMGMGEPLDNYENSIKSIRILIDDRAFAISKRRITLSTCGITPMIERLKKDLPYINLAISLHSAISDKRTLIMPVNEKYPIDEVLKSLKDFPLPRRKRITFEYVMIKGINDSKADAKALLRVMSNFKSKLNIIPLNKHDLLGTKFEPTPMDKIEKFADYLRNKGMFVTIRKSKGSNINAACGMLATKVS; from the coding sequence ATGATTGATATACTCTCTTTGGATTATGAAGAGTTAAGAGATAAACTCGTTGAGCTTGGATATGAGAGATATAGGGCTGAGCAGATATTCAACTTTCTTTATAAGCATAGAATAGAAGATTTTTCGGAAATTACCGTTTTAAAGAAGGGTGTAAGGGAGCAGCTAAAGAAAGAGTTTTTCATCTATAAATTTAAATCTGCAAGAAGTGTTGAAGCCGAAGATGGAACGAAGAAGTATCTATTTGAGCTTGACGATGGGTTGTTTGTTGAGAGTGTGCTTATTCCTATGGAGCGTGATAGGTTTACAATCTGTGTGTCAACTCAGGTTGGCTGTAGAATGGGATGTAAGTTTTGTGCAACTGGCAGGATGGGTTTTAAAAGGGATTTGGCTGTGTCAGAAATAGTAAATCAAGTTAGATATATCTTAAAGGATAATAATCTAAAGACGGCCAATGTTGTGTATATGGGAATGGGAGAGCCGCTCGATAATTATGAAAACTCTATTAAATCGATAAGGATTCTGATTGATGATAGGGCATTTGCCATCTCGAAAAGGAGAATAACACTTTCTACATGTGGAATAACGCCGATGATAGAGAGATTGAAGAAGGATTTACCTTATATAAACCTTGCCATCTCGCTGCATAGTGCTATATCTGACAAAAGAACTCTTATTATGCCTGTAAACGAGAAATATCCAATAGACGAAGTGCTTAAAAGTTTAAAGGATTTCCCGCTGCCAAGAAGAAAGAGAATAACATTTGAGTATGTGATGATTAAAGGTATCAACGACTCTAAAGCCGATGCAAAAGCCCTTCTTAGGGTTATGTCCAATTTTAAGAGTAAATTGAATATTATACCTTTAAATAAGCATGACCTTTTAGGAACAAAGTTTGAACCAACACCTATGGACAAAATTGAAAAGTTTGCCGATTATTTGAGAAATAAGGGAATGTTTGTCACTATAAGAAAGTCCAAGGGTTCGAATATTAATGCTGCCTGTGGCATGCTCGCCACAAAAGTTTCATAA
- the ruvC gene encoding crossover junction endodeoxyribonuclease RuvC, with protein sequence MLILGVDPGSKITACGLIDSSTKHSFWEIKKINNRLKQTDKIFEVFEFILKVIEKYKPEELAVESPFHSVNIKSAMILSEIKAAVIVAAKFKNINVYQYSPREVKQAICGYGAADKNQIKFVVEKTLKVSLKDELLDVSDALALALTHIYTHNL encoded by the coding sequence ATGCTTATATTAGGGGTAGATCCGGGTAGTAAAATAACTGCCTGCGGTCTAATAGACTCATCTACAAAACACTCCTTTTGGGAAATAAAAAAAATAAACAACAGATTAAAGCAAACCGATAAAATATTCGAAGTATTCGAGTTTATCCTAAAAGTAATAGAAAAATATAAACCAGAAGAGTTAGCCGTAGAATCTCCATTTCACTCGGTCAATATAAAATCCGCCATGATACTAAGCGAGATAAAGGCAGCTGTAATCGTCGCTGCAAAATTTAAAAACATAAATGTATATCAATACTCACCACGAGAAGTAAAGCAGGCAATCTGCGGATATGGTGCAGCAGATAAAAATCAGATAAAATTTGTCGTTGAAAAAACTCTCAAGGTATCCCTAAAAGATGAGTTATTAGATGTCTCCGATGCTTTGGCTTTGGCTTTAACACACATATACACGCATAACTTATGA
- a CDS encoding LysM peptidoglycan-binding domain-containing protein — translation MLVLRFLLVLSLLTFSLSAKAYQIYTVKKGDTLIKIAHKFGIKPESIKKINPNIDWLKIKPKDKIKIPDTRTKTAKKTQNNTKTANVYIVKKGDTLIKIAKKLNYTYEQLKNANPNIDWLRIRPGQKIILPKEHAKAQNRPKPGDIGDGYYIVAKGDTLRTIAKRFGLTLQKLRELNPNLKEVIHPGDLIVLPKDLTEKIKISREENLFIPPKYLLYSTIYKVKKGDSLWKIAKKFKTDIGVLRTLNDISGNNIRVGQIIFVPNLNLKESERLKLRYSILNEERHALVKYAERFIGVPYKFGGDSLKHGIDCSGFVQKIYKKFHINLPRTAEEQYLAAGVPVSVKHLQPGDLLFFHTMNYARVTHVAIYIGNGKFIHAAGRKSGVKISRFTKYYWKRFVGAKRVLGVNTQYAYIRGRSG, via the coding sequence ATGCTCGTACTAAGGTTTTTATTGGTTTTAAGCTTACTCACTTTTTCGCTTTCTGCTAAAGCTTATCAGATTTACACTGTCAAAAAGGGTGATACACTTATAAAAATAGCCCATAAGTTCGGCATAAAACCAGAATCTATAAAAAAAATCAATCCAAATATTGACTGGCTAAAAATAAAACCAAAAGACAAAATAAAAATACCTGACACGCGAACAAAAACAGCCAAAAAAACACAAAACAATACAAAAACAGCAAATGTTTACATAGTAAAAAAAGGCGATACTCTCATAAAAATAGCAAAAAAGCTCAACTACACCTATGAACAACTAAAAAACGCGAATCCAAATATAGATTGGTTAAGGATAAGACCAGGACAAAAAATTATTTTACCAAAAGAGCATGCAAAAGCACAAAACAGGCCAAAACCAGGAGATATAGGTGATGGCTATTATATAGTAGCAAAGGGTGATACCTTAAGAACCATAGCAAAAAGATTTGGCTTAACTCTTCAGAAATTAAGAGAACTAAACCCTAACTTAAAAGAGGTTATCCATCCTGGCGACTTAATAGTGTTGCCTAAAGATTTAACAGAAAAGATAAAAATAAGCAGAGAAGAAAATTTGTTCATACCACCAAAGTATTTGCTCTATTCCACTATATACAAGGTAAAAAAAGGCGATAGTTTGTGGAAAATAGCCAAAAAATTTAAAACAGATATTGGGGTTCTAAGAACATTAAATGATATATCTGGCAACAATATAAGAGTTGGTCAAATCATATTTGTGCCAAATCTAAATCTAAAAGAAAGTGAAAGATTAAAACTCAGATACTCAATATTAAACGAAGAGAGACATGCACTCGTAAAATACGCAGAAAGGTTCATTGGTGTTCCGTATAAATTTGGTGGCGATAGTCTAAAGCATGGTATAGACTGCTCTGGCTTTGTTCAAAAGATATACAAAAAATTCCACATCAATCTTCCAAGAACGGCAGAAGAGCAGTATTTGGCAGCTGGTGTGCCTGTTTCTGTAAAACATTTGCAGCCGGGTGATTTACTCTTCTTTCACACAATGAACTATGCAAGGGTAACTCATGTTGCAATTTACATAGGAAATGGCAAGTTTATCCATGCAGCAGGCAGAAAAAGTGGCGTTAAAATATCAAGATTCACGAAGTATTACTGGAAAAGGTTTGTCGGTGCAAAAAGGGTTCTTGGTGTAAATACCCAGTATGCTTATATTAGGGGTAGATCCGGGTAG
- a CDS encoding aromatic amino acid transport family protein: MVNVNKINGENLAFLKGVDVNKRDFIWSLGLFGTAIGAGILFLPISAGVGGVAGILFMFVLAFPMTYFSHKGLAMFVYEGSDDKDITAVADEFFGKGLGFLVTFLYFFAFLSILLVYAVTLTNTVEAFIVSTLNISVPSRVVLSGLLMLILMVVAQYGEELVVKVMSFLVFPFIASILLLGLYLIPKWSGGVFMTHQGDIFKMIKSMFFIIPVMVFAFNHSPIISSMVVAQKKTYKEDAKNHISKILLFAHVLMVAVVVFFVFSCAMTFTPLDFVKAQKANYTILSYIEESFNAVMFRDIAPIIAIIAITKSFFGHYLGTKEGLVGIVRRIPALANTSKRKLDFIALMSIGLISWLVAIFDPNVLSMIELLIGPIIALILFIMPAVSVFKIPALEKYRSFSTYFILVFGILALSAIVVEIIREL, translated from the coding sequence ATGGTAAATGTTAATAAAATAAATGGAGAAAATTTAGCGTTTTTAAAAGGTGTGGATGTGAATAAGCGTGATTTTATCTGGTCATTGGGTTTGTTTGGGACGGCTATAGGTGCTGGAATTCTATTTTTACCCATAAGTGCTGGTGTTGGTGGCGTTGCTGGGATTCTGTTTATGTTTGTTCTTGCTTTTCCTATGACCTATTTTTCACACAAAGGCCTTGCAATGTTTGTATATGAAGGTTCAGACGATAAAGATATAACGGCTGTTGCTGATGAATTTTTTGGTAAGGGTTTGGGATTTTTAGTTACTTTTCTGTATTTTTTTGCTTTTTTGTCTATATTACTTGTTTATGCAGTTACTCTAACCAATACTGTTGAAGCTTTTATTGTTTCAACACTGAATATATCTGTACCTTCTCGTGTTGTGCTTTCTGGATTGCTTATGCTTATACTTATGGTTGTTGCTCAATATGGCGAAGAGCTCGTTGTTAAGGTTATGAGTTTTTTAGTTTTTCCTTTTATAGCTTCTATTCTTTTACTTGGTTTGTATCTTATACCGAAGTGGAGCGGCGGCGTTTTTATGACGCATCAAGGCGACATATTCAAAATGATTAAATCAATGTTTTTTATTATTCCAGTTATGGTTTTTGCTTTTAACCATTCGCCGATTATATCTTCAATGGTTGTTGCACAAAAGAAGACTTACAAAGAAGATGCAAAAAATCACATTTCAAAAATTTTGCTTTTTGCCCATGTGTTGATGGTAGCAGTTGTCGTATTTTTTGTTTTTAGCTGTGCCATGACATTTACGCCACTTGATTTTGTGAAGGCTCAAAAAGCCAATTATACAATACTCTCATACATAGAAGAGAGTTTTAATGCGGTTATGTTTAGAGATATTGCACCAATAATTGCCATCATAGCTATAACAAAATCATTTTTCGGCCATTATCTTGGAACAAAGGAAGGGCTTGTTGGTATAGTAAGGAGAATTCCGGCTTTAGCCAATACATCAAAAAGAAAGCTTGATTTTATAGCTTTGATGTCCATAGGTTTGATAAGTTGGCTTGTTGCCATTTTTGACCCTAATGTTTTGAGTATGATAGAGCTTTTAATAGGACCTATTATAGCTTTGATTTTGTTTATCATGCCTGCTGTCTCTGTATTTAAAATTCCAGCATTGGAGAAGTATAGGTCTTTTTCTACATACTTCATTCTTGTTTTTGGAATCCTTGCCTTAAGTGCCATAGTTGTTGAGATAATAAGAGAACTGTAA
- a CDS encoding L-serine ammonia-lyase, producing the protein MYFGIADMYKIGIGPSSSHTFGPMVAAGRFIDELKRLDLLSAVKEIRVELHGSLSLTGKGHLTDYAVILGLSGYNPESVPVDEIESIVSKAKESKKIEYNDLSFKFKIEFIDEKLPLHENGIVFTAFSGSKELLNKVYYSVGGGFVKSQEEFEKPAIEDRHVPYEFKNADDLLKLCSDKRISELLIENEIAVHGSIDNLKRYVLKVWNTMRDTVERGMNREGYLPKPTAVKRRAKRLYSFLKDSDKLNQEIAMIKMNWVNLFAISTAEENAAGGRVVTAPTNGSCGVVPAVLLYYDKFIKKLTDDDLVHFFVISSAIGSLFKMNASIAGAEVGCQGEIGVASSMAAAGLTELFNASNEHILIAAEIAMEHHLGLTCDPVNGQVQIPCIERNAIAAVTAINSTAMALVRDPANAKVSLDEVIEAMKLTGKDMDPKYRETSCGGLAVVVL; encoded by the coding sequence ATGTATTTTGGAATAGCTGATATGTATAAGATTGGCATAGGCCCTTCAAGTTCCCATACCTTTGGGCCTATGGTGGCAGCGGGTAGATTTATAGACGAGCTAAAAAGATTGGACCTGTTGAGCGCTGTAAAAGAGATAAGGGTTGAACTGCATGGCTCTTTGAGTCTTACGGGTAAAGGCCATCTTACGGATTATGCCGTTATTTTAGGTTTAAGTGGGTATAATCCTGAAAGTGTGCCTGTTGATGAGATTGAAAGCATTGTGTCTAAAGCAAAAGAGAGCAAGAAAATAGAATACAACGATTTATCTTTTAAATTTAAAATCGAGTTTATAGACGAGAAACTTCCGCTGCATGAGAATGGCATAGTATTTACTGCTTTTTCTGGCTCGAAGGAGCTTCTAAACAAGGTGTATTACTCTGTTGGCGGTGGGTTTGTAAAGAGTCAAGAAGAGTTTGAAAAACCAGCTATTGAAGATAGACATGTTCCCTATGAATTTAAGAATGCTGATGATTTGCTAAAACTTTGCTCTGATAAACGCATAAGTGAATTGCTTATTGAAAATGAGATTGCCGTTCACGGTAGTATTGATAACCTTAAAAGGTATGTTCTAAAAGTATGGAATACAATGAGAGACACAGTTGAGCGTGGCATGAACAGGGAAGGTTATCTGCCAAAACCTACAGCGGTTAAAAGAAGGGCAAAGCGTCTGTATTCTTTTCTTAAGGATAGCGATAAACTCAATCAAGAGATAGCGATGATAAAGATGAACTGGGTCAATCTTTTTGCCATAAGCACGGCAGAAGAGAATGCAGCAGGCGGAAGGGTTGTTACAGCACCAACAAACGGCTCATGTGGTGTTGTGCCTGCTGTTTTGCTTTATTACGATAAATTTATAAAAAAGTTGACTGACGATGATTTAGTTCATTTCTTTGTCATATCATCTGCCATCGGTTCTTTGTTTAAAATGAATGCTTCAATTGCCGGTGCTGAAGTTGGATGTCAGGGAGAGATAGGTGTTGCAAGCTCTATGGCTGCAGCGGGCTTGACAGAGCTTTTTAATGCAAGCAATGAGCATATCTTGATAGCTGCAGAGATAGCTATGGAGCATCATTTAGGTTTGACATGCGACCCGGTAAATGGACAGGTGCAAATTCCCTGCATCGAAAGAAACGCTATAGCTGCAGTAACTGCAATAAACTCAACGGCTATGGCATTGGTTAGAGACCCTGCCAATGCCAAGGTTTCCTTAGATGAAGTAATAGAAGCAATGAAGTTAACAGGTAAAGACATGGACCCAAAATACAGGGAAACATCCTGCGGCGGTTTGGCTGTTGTTGTGTTGTGA
- a CDS encoding helix-turn-helix domain-containing protein has translation MIEGFGEIMTLEETAKYLKIGKSTLYKMAREGKIPAVKIANQWRFRKEEIDKWLQEIRNKEILSNEEK, from the coding sequence ATGATAGAAGGTTTTGGAGAAATAATGACCCTTGAGGAGACCGCAAAATATTTAAAAATAGGAAAATCTACTCTTTATAAAATGGCAAGGGAAGGAAAAATCCCCGCCGTGAAAATTGCTAATCAATGGAGATTTAGAAAAGAAGAGATTGATAAGTGGCTTCAGGAGATAAGAAATAAAGAAATTCTCTCCAATGAAGAAAAATAA
- a CDS encoding N-6 DNA methylase, translated as MEALKNKRRTYGEHLTSISIFKKFILPEIEKEIYKYRWVDLFCGEGNLILPILELVHEDKRIEFFKKHIFLFDIQKELVEKSILNALKYGIPKEIAQRNIIQRDTIKNYPTFILDSDLPVYHITNPPYLYIGYIVKHKETQKHLEYFQGPNEGYQDLYQLASINDLRNGIKKMVYIIPSNFLFGFSVSNKIRDDFLQYYNIKKAFIFEKKIFEFTGTNVIICFFERKEFPKKEKIIFEGTKINKEIQKKVYILDPKNHFRAGNEFEGFVKHYKALKPLKVSYYLTIEEVEKNKGNNKIAVIDANAFNGKEYEKKVIYVNTNLYEKIKSNILFVRTVDTGSFDGRVGLYLIKEAFGVDGILVSKSRYRTHPIQIFLNPQISKNDQVLLKEYFNLVLEYFREKTDSEFMTTYKYSNSEYTRKYLGLTQTKELIETFPILALKENEQDEFKDLIEKKDVKGIISFVKSFNQLKGLSLWR; from the coding sequence ATGGAAGCTTTAAAAAACAAGCGAAGAACATACGGAGAACATTTAACTTCCATTAGCATATTTAAAAAGTTTATTTTACCTGAGATAGAAAAAGAAATTTACAAATACCGATGGGTGGATCTCTTTTGTGGTGAAGGTAATCTTATTTTACCAATATTAGAGTTAGTGCATGAAGATAAGAGAATTGAATTTTTTAAAAAACATATATTCCTTTTTGATATTCAAAAAGAATTAGTAGAAAAGTCAATCTTAAATGCTCTTAAATATGGAATTCCTAAAGAAATAGCCCAAAGAAATATTATCCAAAGAGACACTATTAAAAATTACCCCACTTTTATTTTGGATAGTGATTTACCGGTCTATCATATCACTAATCCACCTTATCTTTATATAGGCTATATTGTAAAACATAAAGAGACACAAAAGCATTTAGAGTATTTTCAAGGACCAAATGAAGGATACCAGGATTTATATCAATTGGCTTCAATAAATGATCTTCGCAATGGCATCAAAAAGATGGTTTATATTATACCCTCTAATTTTCTTTTCGGATTTTCAGTATCAAATAAAATTAGAGATGATTTTCTTCAGTATTACAACATTAAAAAAGCATTTATTTTTGAAAAAAAGATTTTTGAATTCACAGGGACTAATGTTATCATTTGCTTTTTTGAAAGAAAAGAATTTCCCAAAAAAGAAAAGATAATTTTCGAAGGGACGAAGATAAACAAAGAAATTCAAAAAAAGGTCTATATCCTTGATCCTAAGAATCATTTTAGAGCAGGAAATGAATTTGAAGGATTTGTCAAACACTATAAAGCTCTTAAACCATTAAAAGTCTCTTATTACTTAACAATAGAAGAAGTTGAGAAAAATAAAGGAAATAACAAAATTGCGGTTATAGATGCTAATGCTTTTAATGGAAAAGAGTATGAGAAAAAAGTAATATATGTTAACACCAATCTTTATGAGAAAATCAAGTCAAATATCCTCTTTGTTAGAACTGTTGACACAGGGAGTTTTGACGGAAGAGTAGGATTATATTTAATCAAAGAAGCTTTTGGGGTAGATGGGATTTTGGTTTCAAAATCAAGATATAGAACACACCCGATCCAGATATTTTTAAATCCTCAAATATCAAAAAATGATCAAGTATTGTTAAAAGAGTATTTCAACTTAGTCTTGGAATATTTTAGAGAGAAAACCGATAGTGAATTCATGACAACTTATAAATATTCAAATAGCGAATACACAAGAAAGTATTTAGGACTTACACAGACGAAAGAACTAATAGAAACTTTCCCAATTTTGGCTCTAAAAGAGAATGAACAAGACGAATTTAAAGATTTAATTGAGAAAAAGGATGTTAAGGGTATAATTTCTTTTGTTAAATCTTTTAATCAATTAAAGGGGTTATCACTATGGCGTTAA
- a CDS encoding helix-turn-helix domain-containing protein — MIEGFGEIMTLEETAKYLKIGKSTLYKMAREGKIPAVKIAIKEKILWKL, encoded by the coding sequence ATGATAGAAGGTTTTGGAGAAATAATGACCCTTGAGGAGACCGCAAAATATTTAAAAATAGGAAAATCTACTCTTTATAAAATGGCAAGGGAAGGAAAAATCCCCGCCGTGAAAATTGCTATAAAAGAGAAGATACTATGGAAGCTTTAA
- a CDS encoding lytic murein transglycosylase, which translates to MKKVSGFVGLIVLFFSCSFSLSFAFDLQRLANDIHKKYNVPKEYALNVLKRAKTLPDVKAFVNRVANSPEKVFTFDKFVVLFVNQERVRDGVSFIKEHKKLCRMIYEKYGVKPSIIAAILSIETNFGKVKLKTDALDALYTLAQFSRRKNYFLYELENFIAYTYRHKIDPFSVKGSITGALGLPQFMPSNIDKYGVDFNNNGLNLDEVEDACASISNYLVHFGYKKDKPIAEFVKMDKKPCKSSRRIACFKFSDGRCAYYRVYSSFWALVRYNGTKNYALAAYLLSKEIDKKLSSN; encoded by the coding sequence ATGAAAAAGGTTAGTGGTTTTGTCGGGCTAATTGTTTTGTTTTTTTCTTGTTCTTTTTCTTTATCTTTTGCTTTTGATTTGCAGAGATTGGCTAATGATATTCATAAAAAGTATAATGTTCCTAAGGAGTATGCTTTAAATGTTCTAAAAAGAGCAAAGACGCTTCCTGATGTTAAAGCCTTTGTGAATCGTGTTGCCAACTCTCCTGAAAAGGTTTTTACTTTTGATAAGTTTGTCGTTCTTTTTGTAAATCAGGAAAGGGTGAGAGATGGAGTATCTTTTATTAAAGAACACAAAAAGCTTTGCAGGATGATTTATGAAAAATACGGTGTTAAGCCTTCTATTATTGCTGCTATCTTGAGCATAGAGACAAACTTTGGAAAGGTAAAACTAAAAACGGATGCACTTGATGCACTCTATACGCTTGCTCAATTCTCAAGAAGAAAGAATTATTTTTTGTATGAGCTTGAGAATTTTATAGCATACACATACAGGCATAAGATAGACCCGTTTTCGGTTAAAGGTTCCATCACTGGCGCTTTGGGTTTGCCGCAGTTTATGCCTTCAAACATAGACAAATACGGCGTTGATTTTAATAATAATGGTTTAAATCTTGATGAAGTTGAAGATGCCTGCGCAAGTATATCGAATTATCTTGTTCATTTTGGGTATAAAAAAGATAAACCCATTGCTGAGTTTGTAAAGATGGATAAAAAGCCGTGTAAAAGTAGCAGGCGTATAGCGTGTTTTAAATTCTCAGATGGCAGATGTGCTTATTATCGAGTGTATAGCAGTTTCTGGGCGTTGGTTAGATACAATGGCACGAAGAATTACGCTTTGGCTGCATACCTCCTTTCAAAAGAGATAGATAAGAAATTATCTTCTAATTAG